TTTTCGCTTTCCTCCGCTTCCTCCGCCCGCAGTGCTCCGAGAGGTCTCTTTCCGATGCGTCAACCGTCCGTCATATCCCGCCGCGTGGCAGCCTCCACCGCGGTTCTCGTCCTGGCCGCGGGAGTCGCGGCCTGCGGTCCCGAGGACACCAAGAGCGCCGCCGGCGCCTCCGGTGCCGATGGCAAGCCGCGGCAGGGCGGCACCCTCACCGTCCTGAACAGCAACCCGCAGCAGGACTTCGACCCCGCCCGGCTCTACACCTCCGGCGGCGGCAACGTCCCCTCCCTCGTCTTCCGCACCCTCACCACCCGCAACCGCGAGGACGGGGCCGAGGGCGCGAAGGTCGTCCCCGACCTGGCCACCGACCTGGGCACGCCCAGCAAGGACGCCACGGTGTGGACGTACACCCTCAAGGACGGCCTGAAGTACGAGGACGGCACCGCGATCACCTCCGCCGACATCAAGTACGGCATCGAGCGCTCCTTCGCCGCCGAACTCTCCGGCGGCGCCCCCTACCTGCGGGACTGGCTGATCGGCGGGGCCGACTACCAGGGCCCGTACAAGGACAAGAAGGGCCTCGACTCCATCGAGGTGCCCGACGAGAAGACGATCGTCTTCCGCCTCAACAAGCCCGAGGGCGAGTTCCCCTTCCTCGCCACCCAGACCCAGACCACCCCGGTGCCGCAGGCCAAGGACACCGGCACCACGTACGAGGAGCACCCCGTCTCCTCGGGCCCGTACAAGGTCGTCACCAACGAGAACGACGGTGAGCGGATCGTCCTGGAGCGCAACCCGCACTGGTCGGCGAAGACCGACGCGGAGCGCAAGGCCTACCCCGACCGGATCGACGTCCGCTCCGGACTCGACTCCGCCGTCATCAACCAGCGGCTCTCCGCCTCCCAGGGCCCGGACGCCACCGCCGTCACCACCGACACCAACCTCGGCCCGGCCGAACTCGCCAAGGTCGGCAGCGACAAGAAGCTCGCCGCCCGCGTCGGCACCGGCCACTTCGGCTACACCAACTACATCGCCTTCAACCCGAAGGTGAAGCCCTTCGACGACCCGAAGGTGCGCCAGGCGATCTCGTACGCCGTCGACCGCACCTCGATCGTCAACGCGGCGGGCGGCTCCTCGCTCGCCGAACCCGCGACCACCTTCCTGCCCGAGCGGGACTCCTTCGGCCACACCCCCTACGACCACTTCCCGGCCGGGAGGACGGGCGACGCCGAGAAGGCGAAGGAACTGCTGAAAGAAGCCGGGCACGACAAGGGCCTGACCGTCACTCTCACCCACTCCAACGACAAGGACTTCGAGACCAGCCCCGAGATCGCCACCGCGATCCAGGCCGCGCTCAAGAAGGCCGGGATCACCGTGAAGCTCCAGGGCCTGGAGAGCAACGACTACTCCGAGACCATCCACAGCGCGAAGAAGGAGCCCGGCTTCTTCCTCGCCCACTGGGGAGCCGACTGGCCCTCCGGCGGCCCCTTCCTCGCCCCGATCTTCGACGGCCGCCAGATCGTGGAGGACGGCGCCAACTTCAACACCGGCTTCCTGAACGACCCCGCGGTCAACAAGGAGATCGACGAGATCAACAAGATCACCGACCTGAAGGCCGCCGCCGCCCGCTGGGGCGCGCTCGACGCGAAGATCGGCGAGGAGGCCCTGACCGTGCCGCTCTTCCACCCGGTCTACAAGCGGCTGTACGGCGAGGACGTCAAGAACATCGTCATCAGCGACTGGACCGGCGTCCTCGACGTCTCCCAGGTCGCGGTCAAGTAGCCATGTCCGAAGCACTTCCGGTCCGGGAGGCGGGGGCGGCGCGGGCCGTCGCCCCCGCCTCCGGGGCCCGGCTGTTCCGGCAGAGGCTGCGCGCCCAGCGCGCCGCCTCCGCCGCGGCCCTCGTCGTCCTCCTGCTCGTCCTGGTCGCGCTCGCCGCACCGCTGCTCACCGCACTGGCGGGCCAGGACCCCAACACCTACCACCCCGACCTCGTCGACTCGGCGGCCGGCGGCGTCCCCATCGGCTCCTTCGGCGGCATCAGCGGCGAGCACTGGCTCGGCGTCGAACCGGGCACCGGCCGCGACCTGTTCGCCCGGATCGTGTACGGGGCCCGGGTCTCGCTCGGCGTCGCCCTCGTCGCCACCGTCCTGCAGATCGCCCTCGGCCTGGTCATCGGGCTCGCCGCCGCGCTCGGCAGCCGCCGGGTCGACCAGCTCCTCGGCCGGATCACCGACATCAACGTGGCCCTGCCGGTCATGGTGATCGCCCTGGCACTCCTGGCGATCGTGCCCGAGTCCTTCCCCCGCCCGGTCCTGATCGCCCTGGTCATCGGCGGCATCGGCTGGTCCGGTACGTCGAAGATCGTGCGGGCGCAGGCGCTCGCCCTGAAGTCCCTCGACTTCGTCGCGGCGGCCCGGCTCACCGGGCGCGGGAAGTGGTCCATCGCCCGCCGTGAACTACTGCCCTCGCTCGCCGCGCCGGTCATCACCTACGCGGCCCTGGCCTTTCCCACCAACATCGTCGTCGAGGCGGCCCTGTCCTTCCTCGGCGTCGGCATCAAGCCGCCCACCCCGTCCTGGGGGCAGATGCTCACCGAGGCCGACACCTGGTACCAGGCGGCCCCGACGTACCTCCTGATCCCCGCCGGACTCCTCTTCGTCACCGTCCTCGCGCTCACCGTCCTCGGCGAGGGCGTGCGCACCGCACTCGACCCGCGCGCCGCCTCCCGCCTGGGCGTCGGCACCGGTACGGCCAAGGAGGGCGCGGCATGACCGGCTTCCTGCTCCGGCGGCTCGGCGGGGCGGCCCTCGTGCTGCTCGCCCTCACCGCGATCCTCTACGCGATCTTCTACGTGGCCCCCGGCGACGTCGCCCAGATCGCCTGCGGCCCCCGCTGCTCGCCCGCCCAGGTCGCCCAGGTCACCGAGCAACTGCGCCTGGACGACCCGGTGTACGTGCAGTACGCGCACTTCCTCCAGGGCATCGTCGCCGGGCGCGACTTCTCCACCGGGACCGGTACCGAGCACTGCGCGATGCCCTGCCTCGGCGTCTCGTACCAGTCCGACCAGCAGGTCACCCAGCTGATCCTGGCGAAGCTCCCGGTCACCGGCTCCCTGGTGGTCGGCGCGTTCGCCGGCTGGCTGCTCCTCGGCGTCGGCACCGGCGTGCTCTCCGCCTGGCGGCGCGGCCGGCTCACCGAACGGGTGCTGACCTGGCTGACCCTGGCCGGCTCCGCCACCCCCGTCTTCGTCATCGGGCTGCTGCTCATCATCGTGTTCTGCTCCACCCTCCAATGGCTGCCCGCACCCTCGTACGTCCCGTTCACCGAGAACCCCGAACAGTGGGCCTGGGGGCTGCTGCTGCCCTGGACGTCGCTGGCGCTCATCGAGTCCGCCAAGTACGCCCGCCTCACCCGCAGCGCCATGCTGGAGACCCTCGCCGAGGACCACGTGCGCACCTTTCGCGCGTACGGGGTCGGCGAGCGGGCCATCATCCGACGGCACGCGCTCCGGGGCGCGGTCGCCCCCGTCATCGCCCTGAGCGCGCTGGACTTCGGCTCGATGTTCGGCGGTGCTGTGCTCACCGAGTCCCTCTTCGGCATCCCCGGCATCGGGCGCGAGCTGGTCCACGCGGTCAAGGTCGTCGACCTGCCCGTCGTGGTCGGCATGGTGCTGGTGACCGGGTTCTTCGTCGTCCTCGCCAACGCCGTCGCGGACCTGCTGTACGCGCTGGCCGACCGACGGGTGGTCCTGTCATGACAACGCGCGAGCCCCTGGTCGAGGTCCGTGGCCTCACGGTCGACTTCGGCCCCGTCCGGGCCGTCGACGGGCTCTCCTTCACCCTGGCGGCGGGCGGCGCGCTCGGCGTGGTGGGGGAGTCGGGCTCCGGCAAGAGCGCCTCCGCCTACGCCCTGCTCGGCCTCCACCGGGGAACCGGCGCCCGGGTCGGCGGGAGCGTCCGCGTCGCCGGCCGGGACGTGAACACGGCCGACGACCGTGAACTGCGGGCGCTGCGGGGCGCGGGGGCCGCCATGGTCTTCCAGGACCCGCTGTCCTCGCTCGACCCGTACTACCCGGTCGGCGACCAGATCGCCGAGGTGTACCGGGTCCACCGCCCCGTCTCCCGCAGGGCCGCCCGCGCCCGCGCCGTCGAGGTGCTCGACCGGGTCGGCATCCCGGACGCGGCCCGCCGCTCCCGGCTGCGCCCGCACGAGTTCTCCGGCGGCATGCGGCAACGGGCCCTCATCGCGATGGCGCTCGCCTGCGAACCGGGCCTGCTGATCGCGGACGAGCCGACCACCGCCCTCGACGTCACCGTGCAGGCCCAGATCCTGGACCTGCTGCACGATCTGCGCCACGAGACGGGCATGGGGCTCCTGCTGGTCACCCATGACGTGGGCGTGGCGGCGGAGAGCGTGGACGAGGTGCTGGTGATGCGGCACGGCAAGGAGGTGGAACGCGGCCCGGTCGCCCGGGTCCTCGGCGCGCCGCGCGAGCCGTACACCCAGGAGCTGCTGGCCGCCGTACCGCGCGTGGAGACCCGCAGGGTGCTCCCGGCACCGGCGCCGCCCGCCGCGGAGGAGGTCGCACCCCTGCTCGAAGCCGTCGGCCTGCGGCGCGAGTTCGGCCGGGGGAGCGGGCGGGTAGCCGCCGTGGACGGGGTCTCGCTCACCGTGCACGCCGGGCGCACGCTCGGCATCGTCGGCGAGAGCGGCAGCGGCAAGACCACCCTGGGCCGGATGCTGGTCCGCCTGCTCGACCCGACGGCGGGCCGCCTCCGGTACGGGGGCAGGGAGATCGGCTCGCTGCCGGAGAAAGAGCTGCGGTCCTTCCGCCGCGACCTCCAGATGGTCTTCCAGGACCCGGTCGCCTCCCTCAACCCCCGCCGCTCGGTCGGGGAGTCCGTCGCCGACCCGCTGCGGGCCGCCGGGGAGGGCGACGAGGGCCGGATCCGGGACCGGGTCGGCGAACTGCTGGAGCGCGTCGGGCTCGACCCGGGCCACTACGG
The nucleotide sequence above comes from Streptomyces sp. NBC_01116. Encoded proteins:
- a CDS encoding ABC transporter permease, producing MTGFLLRRLGGAALVLLALTAILYAIFYVAPGDVAQIACGPRCSPAQVAQVTEQLRLDDPVYVQYAHFLQGIVAGRDFSTGTGTEHCAMPCLGVSYQSDQQVTQLILAKLPVTGSLVVGAFAGWLLLGVGTGVLSAWRRGRLTERVLTWLTLAGSATPVFVIGLLLIIVFCSTLQWLPAPSYVPFTENPEQWAWGLLLPWTSLALIESAKYARLTRSAMLETLAEDHVRTFRAYGVGERAIIRRHALRGAVAPVIALSALDFGSMFGGAVLTESLFGIPGIGRELVHAVKVVDLPVVVGMVLVTGFFVVLANAVADLLYALADRRVVLS
- a CDS encoding ABC transporter permease, whose product is MSEALPVREAGAARAVAPASGARLFRQRLRAQRAASAAALVVLLLVLVALAAPLLTALAGQDPNTYHPDLVDSAAGGVPIGSFGGISGEHWLGVEPGTGRDLFARIVYGARVSLGVALVATVLQIALGLVIGLAAALGSRRVDQLLGRITDINVALPVMVIALALLAIVPESFPRPVLIALVIGGIGWSGTSKIVRAQALALKSLDFVAAARLTGRGKWSIARRELLPSLAAPVITYAALAFPTNIVVEAALSFLGVGIKPPTPSWGQMLTEADTWYQAAPTYLLIPAGLLFVTVLALTVLGEGVRTALDPRAASRLGVGTGTAKEGAA
- a CDS encoding dipeptide ABC transporter ATP-binding protein, giving the protein MTTREPLVEVRGLTVDFGPVRAVDGLSFTLAAGGALGVVGESGSGKSASAYALLGLHRGTGARVGGSVRVAGRDVNTADDRELRALRGAGAAMVFQDPLSSLDPYYPVGDQIAEVYRVHRPVSRRAARARAVEVLDRVGIPDAARRSRLRPHEFSGGMRQRALIAMALACEPGLLIADEPTTALDVTVQAQILDLLHDLRHETGMGLLLVTHDVGVAAESVDEVLVMRHGKEVERGPVARVLGAPREPYTQELLAAVPRVETRRVLPAPAPPAAEEVAPLLEAVGLRREFGRGSGRVAAVDGVSLTVHAGRTLGIVGESGSGKTTLGRMLVRLLDPTAGRLRYGGREIGSLPEKELRSFRRDLQMVFQDPVASLNPRRSVGESVADPLRAAGEGDEGRIRDRVGELLERVGLDPGHYGRYPHEFSGGQRQRVGIARALAAEPKLIVCDEPVSALDVTTQAQVVGLLSELQRELGIGLVFIAHDLAVVRQVSDEVAVMRRGVIVEQGSADAVYGDPRDPYTRQLLAAVPALDPGLAAARRTARKELARA
- a CDS encoding ABC transporter substrate-binding protein — encoded protein: MRQPSVISRRVAASTAVLVLAAGVAACGPEDTKSAAGASGADGKPRQGGTLTVLNSNPQQDFDPARLYTSGGGNVPSLVFRTLTTRNREDGAEGAKVVPDLATDLGTPSKDATVWTYTLKDGLKYEDGTAITSADIKYGIERSFAAELSGGAPYLRDWLIGGADYQGPYKDKKGLDSIEVPDEKTIVFRLNKPEGEFPFLATQTQTTPVPQAKDTGTTYEEHPVSSGPYKVVTNENDGERIVLERNPHWSAKTDAERKAYPDRIDVRSGLDSAVINQRLSASQGPDATAVTTDTNLGPAELAKVGSDKKLAARVGTGHFGYTNYIAFNPKVKPFDDPKVRQAISYAVDRTSIVNAAGGSSLAEPATTFLPERDSFGHTPYDHFPAGRTGDAEKAKELLKEAGHDKGLTVTLTHSNDKDFETSPEIATAIQAALKKAGITVKLQGLESNDYSETIHSAKKEPGFFLAHWGADWPSGGPFLAPIFDGRQIVEDGANFNTGFLNDPAVNKEIDEINKITDLKAAAARWGALDAKIGEEALTVPLFHPVYKRLYGEDVKNIVISDWTGVLDVSQVAVK